The following DNA comes from Chondrocystis sp. NIES-4102.
CTAGATATCTTTGCTCGAAATCGTCTAGTTTGACCAACGGTCAGAGCAGCGCGAAGTTGCGTTGCGGGGGTTCCCCCCGTTGAGCCCTAAAGGACTAGCTTCGCGTCGCAAACTTCGTAAGAAGGCTTCGTCGTTTTACAAGGGGCTGTGGGCGGAACGGGGTTCACAAGGGCGCGAACTAAATTCGCGCCTCGACCCCTCACCTGTGTCCGCCCTTTATAAGCCCCGTGGCGGAGTAATCTCTGACTCTGATTAGTTCTAGTTTTTCAGTGAGTTCCAATATGCTATCTGATAGCTTTACAACGGGATATAGCTCTTCTGGATATTCCAGGTCTTCTTCTAAATTAAAATCATCAATCATGGCTTTATTAATTACTTAAATATTAACTTCCAAGTCATCGGATAGAGATTCACTTGGTTATCAAACTTGAATTTGTCCTACTACTTCTAAATCTCCTTGAGGGTCAGCTTGTATCACAACTATTTCTCCCTCTTGTGGAGCAATACCACCGATCTCAACGATGTTGGCATAGTGTGACACCATGATAATTACGCCTGAAGTATTTCGATGATTGAGTATTCGTTGACGAACCTGTTCGATCTGTTGAGTGGCGGTAGTACGGTCTTCAAAGATGGAATTGAGCATCGGGGAGGGTTTGACAGTACCCAAATCTAATAACCTTGCAGTATCCAAACATCGGCAATACTGACTGGATAGAACTTGACTAATGGGAATATTGCGCTCGCGAAACTCTCTACCAATTTGCTTTGCTTGCTCTCTACCTGCCTCCGATAAGTTACGCTGAGTATTACAATTATCTATCTCAAACCCTGGTGGATCTCCAGTTCCCGAAACTGTTTTAGCATGACGTAATAACACCACATAACCTGTGTTCTCTTTCATTTGTGTCCAAATATCTCCTTCTGCTGCCTGGGCATTGTTGAGAATTATCGGAGTGTCTGTAAAACTTAATTCAATAGTCAGTTTGGCTCCAAGCAATAAAAATACTGTTACAAGCGCAATAAATAAGTGTTTCATTTTAGCTTAAAGAGGCGATCGCGCTAGCTCTAAACCTTTTAGTGTTTAAACCCTTAAACATATAATAGTCTAATACCTTTATAAGTTAAAATGTTCTCGTAACTCCTCTACATTCTTGACTTTATTCCAATCAACATCGACATTTTGCAGCAGATCGAGCGCCACACCAATCAAATGCTGTGGATAAACTCGTTCTGAGGGTGGTACTGGTTCCGTGTTGTTGTCTCGTACCGTACTAGCCGTATTTGTAAGCCATTCTTTTTGACTCTTTCTAATTTTGATATTCACCGTGACTAACTGTTCCTTTTTCTGCTTTGTCTTAGTTTTCTTGAGGGCGCGTGACGCTAGGTCCCCTCGCGTCCTAGTGTCGCCCGTGACTACTTTAGCCTCGGATTCAGCAGTTTTAACAGGTTTGGATTCGGTTTGTTTGACTTCTGACTCGGTAGCTTCTGGTTCTGGCTGCTTTGCTGCTTCAGACTTTGATTTTTTAATGCCTGAGAAATTGCCCAAACTCATTCCACCCATTCTCTTTTCTTTCATTTCCACAACCTCACGTATTCGTTAGCTAATGATTTATAGGCTTTTGCTCCAGAGCTTCGCGGTGCGTATTCAATTACTGGTATTTGTTGAGCGATCGCTTCTGCGACGGAGATATTGTCTGGCACTAAAGTTTTAAGTAGCGTGTAGCCCGATTCTTCGGCAGCTTCGGTTAGTAAACTATCGGCTTCTCTGGTGATGACTAATTTAGAGCGATATTTGACTCTAAGGACATCAATGGGAACATCTGGGCGTTCTCCTCTAATCAGTTCCAATGCTTCGGATAGTCCTTTTAATACCGCAGGTTCGCAGATGACAGGCATCAATACGCGATCGCTTGCTAAAATTGCCTGTACTGAGGCGATACCCAAACCAGGAGAACAGTCCATCAGACAGATATCAAAGTCTTTTAATTTACTTAATGCTGGAGTAAATAAGTCAGAGTCAGCTTGTAACTGAAACATTCCTATGTCTCCAGGTATCAGCCAGAGATTCTTAGTATTGGTTAAGAGTGGTTGCACTTTTTTATTGTCTAACCAACTTAATGCAGTGGGTGCGTCACCATCAAAACCCAAACCAAAACTTAGCGTCCTCTGTCCATCCAAATCGATCAATAATACTTTTCGCTTAGAAGTAGCAAGACTTGCACCGAGATTCAAAGTAGTAGTGCTTTTTCCCGTCCCTCCTTTAAAATTGAACACGGCGATTTTTAACATAGTATCCTATTAAGGTCTAATACTTTTATACCTTGTTGGGTTATTTCCTTGAGACCTTTAATATTTAAACCCATCATCTGATTAACGTCTAAACATTTAATACTTTGTTTATCTAAGAATCATGTCTTTTTTGCGTGTTTCTGGAGTTCGGTAGCGAATTCCGTGATGTCGGTCAGAAAAATTTGTTTGGCGTTTCCATATTATGAACATAAGAAAAAAAGTTTTTTATCAATTATTTGCTACTATGACCCAGAATTCTGTACCTATGGCAAGTCAAATGAGCTTTGAGGATCTATCCCCCGACTTACAAGAGAAGGTAATATTGCCCGTGAGGTGGCTAACCCAAAGTTCACCTCAACAGCGATCGCTCATCAACTTCTAGCTCAACATCGCAGTCAGAAAGCACAGGCTCAAGGGTAAGTTTTAGAGATACTGATGCTTTTAATAACGTAGTCAAGGCGATTAGATATCCCAACGACGGAAACGCAATATAATAAGAATGGTGACCCGAGAGGGCAGAATGATTTAACTGTTGATGCGATAAAACAAGAGATTTTAGATAATTGTGGCGAGAATACTTTATTAATTCTGCCAGAAGCTAAAAGACTTACAACCTCTATCAGATATTGGTTAGAAGACATGATAAGTGCTGAAGATGTCCTAAAAGCTTTGACTAAATTAGCTTTAGGCAAGTTACAGGGGGGTTAGTAGTTTCCTAAAATTGGAAATTGTTAATACAGGTGAGGTTTGTTTAGTGTCTGGAGTGTTACTGAAGCAGTTGGGTAGTGTTAGAGGTGCGAGAAAGAGGTTAGGACAGTAAAAAAAGCTCATAATATTCTTATCTTCAAGTAGAAAATATGGAAGCTCAAAAAGTCTTAGATTTCTGGTTTGGTAAGCCGAAAGATCTAAATTATAGAAAACCCCGTAAATTTTGGTTTGTCAAAAATGATGAATTCGATTCTCAAGTCAAATCTCAATTTCGACATTATTACGAGCAAGCAGCAGCAGGTAAGTTACATCACTGGCAACAACAACCTTTAAGCTGTTTGGCATTAATTATTGTTTTGGATCAATTTCCTCGTAATATGTTTCGTGGTTCACCTCAAGCTTTTGCTACCGACGAGCAAGCTAAAACTCATGCTAAATATGCAATTGCACATCAATTCGCTCTTCAATTAATTCTCGTACAACGTTGGTTTGTTTATCTTCCTTTTGAACATAGTGAAAATTTAGAAGACCAAGAAACATCTATTAAATTATTTGATAGTTTACCAGCTCACCCCGATAGTAAAAGTGCTATCGATTATGCTTATCGTCATTGGAAAGTCATTCAAAGATTTGGTAGATTCCCCCATCGCAATCAAATATTAGGAAGAACAAACAC
Coding sequences within:
- a CDS encoding putative phosphohistidine phosphatase, SixA is translated as MKHLFIALVTVFLLLGAKLTIELSFTDTPIILNNAQAAEGDIWTQMKENTGYVVLLRHAKTVSGTGDPPGFEIDNCNTQRNLSEAGREQAKQIGREFRERNIPISQVLSSQYCRCLDTARLLDLGTVKPSPMLNSIFEDRTTATQQIEQVRQRILNHRNTSGVIIMVSHYANIVEIGGIAPQEGEIVVIQADPQGDLEVVGQIQV
- a CDS encoding cobyrinic acid a,c-diamide synthase, producing the protein MLKIAVFNFKGGTGKSTTTLNLGASLATSKRKVLLIDLDGQRTLSFGLGFDGDAPTALSWLDNKKVQPLLTNTKNLWLIPGDIGMFQLQADSDLFTPALSKLKDFDICLMDCSPGLGIASVQAILASDRVLMPVICEPAVLKGLSEALELIRGERPDVPIDVLRVKYRSKLVITREADSLLTEAAEESGYTLLKTLVPDNISVAEAIAQQIPVIEYAPRSSGAKAYKSLANEYVRLWK